From Oncorhynchus keta strain PuntledgeMale-10-30-2019 chromosome 25, Oket_V2, whole genome shotgun sequence, one genomic window encodes:
- the LOC127911822 gene encoding epigen-like: MSGPKQTVTAFSTTLVAMLLILSTVTQSAEPSDNLQPTQRTLSLDLAESTNTALPVNGSDAEEPRVLRMSKPCKDEDADYCLNGQCMYPPDSDTPACTCDVSYSGPRCGLLTHQATQCKFAVAEEVIGICVGVALLICCLAVVLYCCIKRRCGKKNLPYKTYGGSENSV; this comes from the exons ATGTCAGGACCGAAACAGACAGTAACCG CCTTCTCCACCACTCTGGTTGCAATGTTGCTCATCCTCTCCACCGTGACTCAGTCAGCAGAACCTTCAGACAACCTTCAACCAACACAACGGACACTCAGCCTGGACCTTGCAGAGTCCACGAACACTGCACTACCTGTAAACG GAAGTGATGCGGAGGAGCCTCGTGTTCTGAGGATGTCAAAACCCTGTAAAGACGAAGATGCTGACTACTGCCTGAACGGACAGTGCATGTACCCCCCTGACAGTGATACCCCTGCCTGCAc gtgtgACGTGTCCTATAGTGGCCCTCGCTGTGGTCTGTTGACCCACCAGGCGACGCAGTGCAAGTTTGCCGTAGCAGAGGAGGTGATTGGCATCTGTGTGGGCGTGGCCTTGCTCATCTGCTGCCTTGCTGTCGTTCTCTACTGCTGCATCAAgagaag GTGTGGGAAAAAAAATCTCCCCTATAAGACCTACGGTGGCTCGGAGAACTCAGTTTAG